A stretch of Astyanax mexicanus isolate ESR-SI-001 chromosome 21, AstMex3_surface, whole genome shotgun sequence DNA encodes these proteins:
- the LOC125785889 gene encoding uncharacterized protein LOC125785889 — MTQANGHTTNVICICGKLCKNHRGLKIHKARMKCLDKDNEVQRSGLVPGETQEEPGQEATHRAQSLHVPQTLNPSRVIPQQRIKWPPASKRSEWQQFDEDVSKIIQATAKGDVDSRLTSMTTIIISYASERFGQVDKGKSKSTSYTMSRRATRIHHLRQELRTLKKQYKAAAEEEKKPLLELKNILRKKLMTLRRAEWHRRRAKERARKRAAFIANPFGFTKQLLGDKRSGQLECSIEQVNHFLQDTMSDPQRDLELEPNKALIRPDLPTMEFNLKEPSLKEVEEVVKAARSASAPGPSGTPYLVYKRCPGLLRHLWKILKVIWRRGKVADQWRHAEGVWIPKEENLRDISQFRTISLLSVEGKVFFSIFSRRLTEFLLKNSYIDPSVQKGGISAPGCLEHTGVVTQLIREAHENKGDLAVLWLDLANAYGSIPHKLVELALHLHHVPSKIKDLILDYYNKFRMRVTSGSETSDWHSIEKGIITGCTISVVLFSLAMNMVVKSAEVECRGPLTKSGVRQPPIRAFMDDLTVTTTSVPGCRWILQGLEKLMTWARMSFKPSKSRSMVLKKGKVIDKFRFSISGTVIPTITEQPVKSLGKLFDSTLKDSAAIQKASLELGTWLTKVDKSGLPGRFKAWIYQHSILPRILWPLLIYAVPMTAVESLERRISSFLRKWLGLPRSLTSAALYGTSNILQLPLRGLTEEFMVARTREALQYMDSKDSKVSAAGIEVRTGRKWKAREAVKLAESRLRQKELVGTEATGRAGLGYFPKILISQTRGKERHHLIQEEVRAGVEEERLSRVVGLRQQGAWTRWESALKRRITWTNILQPDFQRVRFLVQAVYDVLPSPANLHVWGKSETPSCPLCSGRGSLEHLLSGCPKALADGRYRWRHDQVLKAVAESVASAISSSKNHHAPKKAIYFVKAGEKPRTNKHATAGLLHTASDWQLQVDLGKQMRFPQQIATTTLRPDMIMTSQSSKQLIILELTVPWEENIEEANERKRAKYQELVEECRGGGWKTFYEPIEVGCRGFAGRSLCKVLSRLGIVGAAKKRAIKSASEAAEKATRWLWMKRADPWVATGTQVGA; from the coding sequence ATGACCCAGGCAAACGGACATACGACGAACGTTATATGCatttgtggaaagctgtgcaagAACCATCGTGGCCTGAAGATCCACAAAGCTAGAATGAAATGCCTAGACAAAGACAATGAGGTACAACGCTCAGGTCTTGTACCTGGTGAGACGCAGGAGGAGCCCGGCCAGGAGGCAACCCACAGAGCCCAGTCCCTCCATGTACCTCAGACTCTTAACCCTAGCAGAGTAATTCCACAGCAGCGGATTAAGTGGCCCCCAGCCAGCAAGAGGAGCGAGTGGCAGCAGTTTGACGAGGATGTGTCCAAGATCATCCAGGCCACAGCCAAAGGAGACGTGGACAGCCGACTCACATCAATGACTACAATCATCATCAGCTATGCCTCAGAAAGATTTGGACAGGTGGATAAAGGAAAATCAAAATCCACTTCCTACACAATGAGCCGCAGAGCCACCCGGATACATCATTTGCGCCAGGAGCTTCGCACCCTCAAGAAACAGTACAAGGCTGCagcagaggaggagaagaaacccTTGTTGGAACTGAAAAACATCCTGCGCAAGAAGCTGATGACTCTTCGCAGAGCAGAGTGGCACCGGAGACGGGCGAAAGAGAGGGCAAGGAAGCGAGCAGCTTTCATCGCAAATCCCTTTGGCTTTACCAAACAACTCCTCGGGGACAAGCGCAGCGGGCAGCTTGAGTGCTCTATAGAGCAAGTAAATCACTTTCTCCAGGACACTATGAGCGATCCTCAGAGAGACTTGGAACTGGAGCCCAATAAAGCTCTCATCAGGCCAGATCTCCCGACAATGGAGTTCAACCTGAAGGAGCCAAGCCtgaaggaggtggaggaggttgTCAAGGCGGCCCGTTCAGCGTCAGCCCCAGGCCCCAGTGGAACCCCTTATCTGGTCTACAAGCGCTGCCCAGGGCTTCTACGGCATCTGTGGAAGATCCTGAAAGTGATTTGGAGAAGGGGGAAAGTGGCCGACCAGTGGAGGCATGCTGAGGGAGTTTGGATCCCCAAAGAGGAGAACTTGCGAGACATCAGTCAGTTTCGAACCATCTCACTGCTGAGTGTGGAAGGGAAGGTGTTTTTCAGCATCTTCTCTCGAAGACTGACAGAGTTTCTTCTCAAGAACAGCTATATAGACCCATCAGTACAGAAGGGAGGGATCTCTGCTCCTGGCTGCCTGGAACACACTGGAGTCGTTACGCAACTCATCCGGGAGGCCCATGAGAACAAAGGCGACCTAGCTGTGTTGTGGTTGGACCTGGCTAATGCCTATGGGTCCATACCACACAAGTTGGTAGAACTCGCTCTCCACCTCCACCATGTTCCCAGTAAGATCAAGGACCTCATCCTGGATTACTACAATAAGTTTAGGATGAGAGTTACTTCTGGGTCAGAGACATCAGACTGGCACAGCATTGAGAAAGGGATAATTACAGGCTGCACCATCTCTGTTGTCCTCTTTTCCCTGGCCATGAACATGGTAGTCAAGTCAGCTGAGGTGGAATGCAGAGGGCCCCTGACCAAGTCAGGTGTACGACAGCCTCCCATCAGAGCCTTTATGGATGACCTCACTGTAACAACCACGTCAGTCCCAGGGTGCAGGTGGATCCTGCAAGGGCTTGAAAAGCTCATGACCTGGGCAAGGATGAGTTTTAAGCCCTCCAAATCACGATCGATGGTCCTGAAAAAGGGGAAGGTGATTGACAAGTTCCGTTTTTCCATCTCAGGAACGGTCATCCCTACCATCACAGAGCAACCAGTGAAGAGCTTGGGGAAACTCTTTGACTCCACCCTGAAGGACTCAGCAGCCATCCAGAAGGCCAGTTTAGAACTCGGTACCTGGCTCACCAAGGTAGACAAGTCTGGCCTGCCTGGTAGGTTTAAAGCCTGGATCTACCAGCATTCAATCCTGCCCCGCATCCTGTGGCCCCTGTTAATCTACGCAGTCCCAATGACAGCAGTTGAGTCCCTGGAGAGGAGGATCAGCAGCTTTCTTCGAAAATGGCTGGGACTTCCTCGCAGCCTCACCAGCGCTGCACTGTATGGTACGAGCAACATCTTGCAGCTTCCTCTCAGGGGTTTGACAGAAGAGTTTATGGTGGCACGCACCAGAGAAGCTCTACAGTACATGGACTCAAAGGACAGCAAAGTGTCAGCAGCCGGCATCGAGGTGAGGACAGGAAGAAAGTGGAAGGCTAGGGAAGCAGTGAAGCTGGCAGAGTCACGCCTAAGACAGAAGGAATTGGTGGGCACTGAGGCAACAGGCAGAGCAGGCTTGGGGTACTTCCCAAAGATCCTCATTAGCCAGACACGTGGGAAGGAAAGGCACCACCTGATCCAGGAGGAAGTCAGAGCAGGTGTGGAGGAAGAGCGGCTGAGCAGGGTAGTAGGATTACGGCAACAGGGAGCATGGACAAGGTGGGAGAGCGCTCTGAAGCGAAGGATCACCTGGACAAACATCTTGCAGCCGGATTTCCAGCGGGTCCGTTTCCTGGTCCAAGCTGTCTACGACGTCCTGCCAAGCCCAGCGAACCTCCATGTGTGGGGGAAAAGTGAGACACCTTCCTGCCCGCTGTGCTCTGGTAGAGGCTCTTTAGAACACCTCCTCAGCGGCTGCCCGAAGGCTCTAGCAGATGGTCGCTATCGCTGGCGCCATGACCAGGTGCTTAAGGCAGTCGCTGAGAGCGTAGCTTCAGCCATCAGCTCCAGCAAGAACCATCATGCTCCAAAGAAGGCAATCTACTTTGTGAAAGCTGGAGAAAAACCCAGAACAAACAAACATGCGACAGCAGGCCTACTCCATACAGCATCTGACTGGCAGCTGCAGGTCGACCTGGGTAAGCAAATGAGGTTCCCCCAGCAGATCGCAACAACAACCCTCCGTCCAGATATGATCATGACCTCTCAGTCTTCAAAACAGCTGATCATACTGGAGTTGACAGTGCCCTGGGAAGAAAACATCGAGGAAGCAAATGAGAGGAAGAGGGCTAAATACCAGGAACTTGTGGAGGAGTGCAGGGGAGGAGGCTGGAAGACGTTCTACGAGCCCATAGAAGTAGGCTGCAGGGGATTTGCAGGGAGGTCTCTGTGCAAGGTCCTCAGCCGCCTGGGCATCGTGGGAGCAGCAAAGAAGAGGGCCATCAAGTCCGCAAGCGAAGCCGCCGAAAAGGCTACTAGGTGGCTTTGGATGAAGAGGGCAGATCCGTGGGTTGCTACTGGGACGCAAGTTGGGGCCTGA